Proteins encoded together in one Euzebya rosea window:
- a CDS encoding ABC transporter permease, with amino-acid sequence MFIALAEMRRAPGRFALLVGAVALLVLLLLFFQTVAGALTSGLTGAFESNRADVFVYSDRARLNPFASVVTLDAADAVADVEGVRDATPVGVSVFTATTDVGDTDIAIVGGDPAGPASPRDVDEGRRPEAPDEALFSGSSLDSAFAVDDTVQVGDRTLTVVGTSSDAALNVLPTFYVPLDTYTEAVRARAGAPIDVPVSWIGVTVTDEADPAAVATAITDRVDGLEAVDRATATDAIPGVGQITRSFSILYLLLYIVVTIVTGVFFLILTVQKTEALVLLRAIGGSRGDVVKPVLLQAVAVVGLGSVLGVVATSGLLSVTRDVFGSSLSTGTTVASVSAIVVLGLLASVGAVRRVLAIDPIDATTGGVA; translated from the coding sequence GTGTTCATCGCCCTCGCCGAGATGCGGCGCGCCCCGGGACGATTCGCGCTGCTCGTCGGTGCGGTCGCCCTCCTCGTGCTGCTGCTGCTGTTCTTCCAGACCGTCGCCGGCGCCCTGACCAGCGGGCTGACGGGTGCGTTCGAGTCCAACCGGGCCGACGTGTTCGTCTACTCCGACCGGGCCCGGCTGAACCCCTTCGCCAGCGTCGTCACCCTCGATGCGGCCGACGCCGTTGCCGACGTCGAGGGAGTCCGGGACGCGACGCCCGTCGGGGTCAGCGTCTTCACCGCAACGACCGACGTCGGTGACACCGACATCGCGATCGTCGGGGGTGACCCTGCGGGCCCTGCCAGCCCCCGGGACGTCGACGAGGGCAGGCGACCCGAGGCACCGGACGAGGCCCTGTTCAGCGGCAGCAGCCTGGACAGCGCGTTCGCCGTCGACGACACGGTGCAGGTGGGTGATCGGACGCTGACGGTGGTCGGCACCAGCAGCGATGCGGCGCTGAACGTGCTGCCGACGTTCTACGTGCCGCTGGACACCTATACCGAGGCGGTCCGTGCGCGCGCCGGCGCCCCGATCGACGTGCCCGTCTCGTGGATCGGCGTCACCGTCACCGACGAAGCCGACCCCGCAGCGGTTGCCACGGCCATCACCGATCGGGTGGACGGACTCGAGGCGGTCGACCGCGCCACGGCCACCGACGCGATCCCCGGCGTCGGCCAGATCACCCGGTCCTTCTCCATCCTCTACCTACTGCTCTACATCGTGGTCACGATCGTGACCGGCGTGTTCTTCCTCATCCTCACGGTGCAGAAGACCGAGGCCCTCGTCCTGCTGCGAGCCATCGGCGGCAGCCGCGGGGACGTCGTCAAGCCGGTGCTCCTGCAGGCCGTGGCGGTGGTGGGGCTCGGATCGGTGCTCGGCGTCGTCGCCACCTCGGGCCTGCTGTCGGTCACCCGGGACGTCTTCGGGTCGTCCCTGTCGACCGGGACCACGGTCGCCTCGGTCAGTGCGATCGTCGTGCTCGGCCTGCTGGCGTCCGTCGGCGCCGTCCGGCGCGTGCTGGCCATCGACCCGATCGACGCGACCACGGGAGGGGTGGCCTAG
- a CDS encoding DUF3105 domain-containing protein produces the protein MSEEEQFESKRERQKARRAARLEQEAQQAKAEGVRRTATYGIVGLVVVALIGLLVFRQIQKGQQEEEQAAEVAARLDELGCTPDERQADLGGGHISGTGDALSQEPPSVIYPDAPPSSGRHIGQVAPSGVYDVKIDPRFTTHNLEHGYIVAWYDADSPADQVEELKAWGEEMLDGDYPKLIVSEYFEDIPDANFAYTAWFFRQTCDTFDADVAEVFTRTHYDTNGEGPEKGIPTHNVGAQGVIDPEGEDLFLPPLDEEFGTSSAVDDVEGAEPATDVDPGNEDAEAEDEPVEAATE, from the coding sequence GTGTCCGAAGAAGAACAGTTCGAATCCAAGCGCGAGCGCCAGAAGGCCCGCCGCGCTGCCCGCCTCGAGCAGGAGGCCCAGCAGGCCAAGGCCGAGGGTGTCCGCCGGACGGCCACCTACGGCATCGTCGGCCTCGTCGTCGTCGCGCTGATCGGGCTGCTGGTGTTCCGGCAGATCCAGAAGGGCCAGCAGGAGGAGGAGCAGGCGGCCGAGGTCGCGGCACGCCTCGACGAGCTGGGGTGCACGCCCGACGAGCGGCAGGCCGACCTCGGTGGCGGTCACATCTCCGGCACCGGCGACGCCCTCTCGCAGGAGCCGCCGTCGGTCATCTACCCCGACGCCCCGCCGTCCTCGGGTCGCCACATCGGCCAGGTCGCCCCCTCGGGCGTCTACGACGTGAAGATCGACCCGCGCTTCACCACCCACAACCTGGAGCACGGCTACATCGTGGCCTGGTACGACGCGGACTCGCCCGCCGACCAGGTCGAGGAGCTCAAGGCCTGGGGTGAGGAGATGCTCGACGGGGACTACCCCAAGCTGATCGTCAGCGAGTACTTCGAGGACATCCCCGACGCGAACTTCGCCTACACGGCCTGGTTCTTCCGCCAGACCTGCGACACCTTCGACGCCGACGTGGCCGAGGTGTTCACCCGCACGCACTACGACACCAACGGTGAGGGCCCCGAGAAGGGCATCCCGACCCACAACGTCGGTGCGCAGGGCGTCATCGACCCGGAGGGGGAGGACCTGTTCCTGCCGCCGCTGGACGAGGAGTTCGGGACCAGCTCCGCCGTCGACGACGTCGAGGGCGCCGAGCCGGCGACCGACGTCGACCCGGGCAACGAGGACGCCGAGGCCGAGGACGAGCCCGTCGAGGCCGCCACGGAGTAG
- a CDS encoding TetR/AcrR family transcriptional regulator, with product MPSLWADSLDEHRELVLGKVLAAYEALRAEVGVEAVTLTAVAQRAGIARSALYNYVKDKHGLVLLHAERTMSGAEQQLQAGLAGVDGAAARLRRFIAMNMAMYAAVPAAADDLMPMLDAEEQQRMRDALAPIRAMLHEIVADGVASGDFRGRTEDLVELLSATIGGYRLPVASGRVDPQRAAEVVGEVLLAGLQHAALPAEED from the coding sequence ATGCCGTCGCTGTGGGCCGACTCCCTGGACGAGCACCGCGAGCTGGTGCTCGGCAAGGTGCTGGCGGCCTACGAGGCGCTGCGTGCCGAGGTCGGGGTCGAGGCCGTCACCCTGACCGCCGTCGCCCAGCGCGCGGGAATCGCCCGCAGCGCCCTCTACAACTACGTCAAGGACAAGCACGGCCTGGTCCTGCTGCACGCCGAGCGGACCATGAGCGGGGCCGAGCAGCAGCTGCAGGCCGGACTCGCGGGGGTCGACGGTGCCGCGGCGCGGCTGCGGCGGTTCATCGCCATGAACATGGCCATGTACGCGGCCGTGCCGGCTGCGGCCGATGACCTCATGCCCATGCTGGACGCCGAGGAACAGCAGCGGATGCGTGACGCCCTCGCCCCGATCCGGGCGATGCTCCACGAGATCGTGGCCGACGGTGTCGCGTCCGGCGACTTCCGGGGGCGGACCGAGGACCTGGTCGAGCTGCTGTCCGCCACGATCGGGGGGTACCGGCTTCCGGTGGCCAGCGGTCGGGTGGACCCGCAGCGGGCGGCGGAGGTGGTCGGCGAGGTGCTCCTCGCGGGCCTCCAGCACGCAGCGCTGCCGGCGGAGGAGGACTGA
- a CDS encoding ABC transporter permease, protein MRIAIRELQREPGRFAPVTAALTLLVVLLLVLGGFLDGLEGSQTGAYRAHDGMVLAFADSAELQLQRSVVGADTAEELEARDDVDAVGRLGRVDTTAVPRDTDTVEDVAVFGYDLGTDVLPAPSPDGAIVDATLAELTGIEVGDVIEIGPAATPVTVSDLIDDLTQGSPTVWLPWDQWRDVAMDAAPADVLPAGASQALVLIPTGSADALAQGSVAEGVDAVTPEDAILALDVVQQQSSTFEGIIGVTFAVTLLVIGLFFALIVLERVGLYAVLKALGAGTRDLLTGLAVQAVAISAVALVAGIVVAFAFTGLLPADLPIRILPARVGLIAGGTVLTALLGSLLTLRRIVRIDPASAIG, encoded by the coding sequence ATGCGCATCGCCATCCGCGAGCTGCAACGCGAGCCCGGCCGCTTCGCGCCCGTCACCGCCGCCCTGACCCTGCTCGTCGTGCTGCTGCTGGTCCTCGGGGGGTTCCTCGACGGACTGGAGGGCAGCCAGACCGGGGCCTACCGTGCCCACGACGGCATGGTGCTGGCCTTCGCCGACAGCGCCGAGCTGCAGCTGCAGCGGTCGGTCGTCGGGGCCGACACCGCCGAGGAGCTGGAGGCACGGGACGACGTCGACGCGGTCGGCCGCCTCGGACGGGTCGACACGACCGCGGTGCCCCGGGACACCGACACCGTCGAGGACGTCGCCGTGTTCGGCTACGACCTCGGCACCGACGTGCTGCCGGCCCCGTCCCCCGACGGCGCCATCGTCGACGCGACCCTGGCCGAGCTGACCGGGATCGAGGTGGGCGACGTGATCGAGATCGGTCCCGCGGCCACCCCCGTGACCGTCAGCGACCTGATCGACGACCTGACGCAGGGATCCCCGACGGTGTGGCTGCCGTGGGACCAGTGGCGTGACGTCGCGATGGACGCCGCCCCCGCCGACGTGCTGCCCGCCGGGGCATCCCAGGCGCTCGTGCTCATCCCGACCGGGTCCGCCGACGCCCTGGCGCAGGGATCGGTGGCCGAGGGCGTCGACGCCGTCACGCCGGAGGACGCCATCCTCGCCCTCGACGTGGTCCAGCAGCAGTCCTCGACCTTCGAGGGGATCATCGGCGTGACGTTCGCCGTCACGCTGCTGGTCATCGGCCTCTTCTTCGCGCTGATCGTGCTGGAACGCGTCGGCTTGTACGCGGTGCTGAAGGCACTCGGTGCGGGGACCCGCGACCTGCTGACCGGGCTCGCCGTGCAGGCCGTGGCGATCAGCGCCGTCGCCCTGGTGGCCGGCATCGTCGTCGCGTTCGCCTTCACCGGCCTGCTCCCGGCCGACCTGCCCATCCGCATCCTGCCCGCCCGCGTCGGGCTGATCGCGGGCGGCACCGTCCTCACCGCGCTGCTCGGCAGCCTCCTGACCCTCCGGCGGATCGTGCGCATCGACCCCGCCTCCGCGATCGGATGA